The Macrococcoides canis genome has a window encoding:
- the nfsA gene encoding oxygen-insensitive NADPH nitroreductase: protein MDTIDLLLNHRSIRKFKDEPLTQEQIKTLVTAAQHASTSSYVQSYSIIGVTDSELKAQLRAVSTQSYVEHNGHLFVFVVDFNRHHHLGHHFNTNVDDYFGTTESLIVGTVDAALAAQNMAVAAESMGLGICYIGSLRNDIARVSELLNLPEYTYPLFGMVAGVPDQEGSQKERLPFDVVYHENEYQPFDFNDYKDYDARVSAYYKERTNGERDDAWSAQVIGMLKGKPRLDVDAVLKSKGFLKQ, encoded by the coding sequence ATGGATACAATCGATTTACTACTCAATCATCGTTCTATACGTAAGTTTAAGGACGAACCTTTGACACAAGAACAGATTAAGACATTGGTCACTGCAGCACAGCATGCATCAACTTCAAGCTACGTTCAAAGCTACTCAATTATAGGGGTGACAGACAGTGAGCTGAAGGCACAGTTAAGAGCAGTCAGCACTCAGAGCTATGTTGAGCATAATGGTCATCTATTTGTGTTTGTCGTAGACTTTAATCGTCATCATCATCTTGGACATCATTTTAATACGAATGTCGATGATTACTTTGGAACAACGGAATCGCTAATTGTAGGTACGGTGGATGCCGCACTTGCAGCTCAGAATATGGCGGTAGCAGCAGAAAGTATGGGATTAGGGATATGTTATATCGGTTCATTAAGAAACGATATCGCACGTGTCAGCGAACTGCTGAACTTACCAGAATATACGTATCCGTTATTTGGGATGGTCGCAGGTGTACCAGATCAGGAAGGTAGTCAGAAAGAACGTCTGCCATTTGACGTTGTTTATCATGAAAACGAATATCAGCCATTTGATTTCAACGATTATAAAGATTATGATGCCCGCGTGAGTGCATATTACAAAGAAAGAACGAACGGTGAGAGAGATGACGCCTGGAGTGCACAAGTAATCGGTATGCTCAAAGGTAAACCGAGACTTGACGTTGATGCGGTATTAAAGTCAAAAGGATTTTTAAAGCAATAA
- a CDS encoding nuclease-related domain-containing protein, whose protein sequence is MQFIVRTPSQQVYSFMHLKHRYHFNDTNVRDLEKKELGYIGEVIADELIHAHFGNDACIYLTDLNYIINYTQVQIDSILIIENTLYIFEVKYFNFDLTYDGELYYLANGEVLHSLNNQLEKIKKLMRSVFEYKVDDIIVKPFFTNKDQKIYAKHADHYLTMHNYKAFFNSIEKPKFYNQAVSAELIQMRKPNDFDKPLEIRYHEVEKGTYCPDCFHKLEKSSERKYQCTQCDKIFTSRMIIEQSFKDLPILFPNIVITTPLLYDWFGGQMSDRNLRRYLKMHKTEHPFKLLHKKK, encoded by the coding sequence ATGCAATTCATCGTAAGAACCCCCTCACAACAAGTCTACAGCTTTATGCACCTGAAACACAGATATCATTTCAATGACACCAATGTACGCGACCTTGAAAAGAAGGAACTCGGCTATATCGGTGAAGTAATAGCTGATGAATTGATACATGCACACTTCGGTAATGACGCATGTATTTATTTAACTGATTTAAACTATATTATTAATTATACCCAAGTTCAGATCGATTCTATCTTAATTATCGAAAATACTTTGTATATTTTTGAAGTGAAGTACTTTAACTTTGATTTGACGTATGATGGTGAACTTTATTATCTTGCTAACGGTGAAGTTCTTCATTCCTTGAATAATCAGCTCGAGAAGATTAAGAAGCTCATGCGTTCAGTATTTGAATATAAAGTCGATGACATTATTGTAAAGCCGTTTTTTACGAATAAGGATCAGAAGATTTATGCTAAGCATGCTGATCATTATTTAACGATGCACAATTATAAAGCATTCTTTAATTCTATTGAGAAGCCAAAATTTTATAATCAGGCCGTATCTGCCGAATTGATTCAAATGAGAAAACCGAATGACTTTGATAAACCGTTAGAAATACGATATCACGAAGTTGAGAAAGGAACATACTGTCCAGATTGTTTTCACAAATTAGAGAAATCGTCGGAAAGAAAATATCAATGCACACAGTGCGATAAAATATTTACAAGTCGAATGATTATTGAACAGAGTTTTAAAGATTTGCCGATATTGTTTCCGAATATCGTGATTACAACACCATTATTATATGACTGGTTCGGTGGTCAGATGAGTGATCGCAATTTAAGAAGATATTTGAAGATGCACAAGACTGAGCACCCGTTTAAGTTACTTCATAAGAAAAAGTAA
- a CDS encoding SAS053 family DNA gyrase inhibitor, translating into MSTHRYEDQENEMVTNFDDVVELGKEMEQISEQNAEAHEENQDDEA; encoded by the coding sequence ATGTCAACTCATCGCTATGAAGACCAAGAGAACGAAATGGTTACAAACTTTGACGATGTTGTAGAGCTCGGTAAAGAGATGGAACAAATATCCGAACAGAACGCCGAAGCTCATGAGGAAAATCAAGATGACGAAGCGTGA
- a CDS encoding pyridoxal phosphate-dependent aminotransferase, whose translation MPTLNNNILEVTIPGTREFANKVAGLDDAVDLTLGQSGFDAPQYIKDAMIEAINDNKLRYTHNRGLIELRQSISDKLKRDFNVDYDAEHQIVVTNGGSEAIDDIFRSIINPGDEVIIPSPSYLGYEPILKLLGAKVVNIDTRDTHLIPTPEAVKAAITDNTKAILFNYPTNPTGKTLTYDQIKGLVDVLKDEDIFIVTDEIYSENIYDVEHHSFIEFDSVRDRLFVINGLSKSHAITGARVGYVASTPELITHVTSVHLYNSICVATPSQYGALSAFTHDNKEIIAMNKAYKERRDYLYDKLTQMGLPVEKPQGAFYIFPDISAYNSDSYQFATDLLESERLAVVPGSAFSKYGEGHIRLSFASTMEEIKEACVRLERFLNNYPKQQK comes from the coding sequence ATGCCAACATTAAATAACAATATTTTAGAAGTAACTATTCCAGGGACAAGAGAATTTGCAAATAAAGTAGCAGGTCTGGACGATGCTGTTGATTTGACGCTCGGACAGTCCGGTTTCGATGCACCACAATATATTAAAGATGCAATGATTGAAGCAATCAATGACAATAAGCTGCGCTATACACATAACCGTGGTCTTATTGAACTGCGTCAGTCTATCAGTGATAAGTTAAAGCGTGATTTCAACGTTGACTATGATGCTGAGCATCAGATTGTCGTAACAAACGGTGGGTCAGAAGCAATAGATGATATTTTCAGAAGCATCATCAATCCAGGAGATGAAGTGATCATCCCTTCTCCAAGTTATCTTGGGTATGAACCCATTCTGAAGCTGCTCGGAGCTAAAGTTGTCAATATTGATACACGTGATACGCATTTAATTCCGACACCAGAAGCGGTTAAAGCGGCAATCACAGACAATACGAAAGCGATTCTATTTAACTATCCGACAAATCCAACTGGTAAGACATTGACATATGATCAGATAAAAGGTCTAGTAGATGTGCTGAAAGATGAAGATATCTTTATCGTGACAGATGAAATTTATTCAGAGAATATATATGACGTAGAACATCATTCATTTATCGAATTTGACAGTGTTCGTGATCGATTATTTGTTATCAATGGATTATCGAAGTCACATGCAATCACTGGTGCACGTGTCGGCTACGTTGCTTCTACTCCTGAACTCATTACGCACGTAACGAGCGTTCATCTATACAACTCTATCTGTGTCGCAACGCCAAGTCAGTACGGGGCGCTTAGTGCGTTCACACATGATAATAAAGAGATCATCGCAATGAATAAAGCGTATAAAGAACGCAGAGACTATCTTTATGACAAATTAACACAGATGGGATTACCAGTAGAAAAACCTCAAGGTGCTTTCTATATCTTCCCGGATATTTCTGCCTATAATTCAGACTCATATCAGTTTGCTACAGATTTGCTGGAATCTGAACGCCTTGCAGTAGTACCAGGCAGTGCATTTTCTAAATACGGAGAAGGTCATATCCGTCTGTCTTTCGCATCAACAATGGAAGAAATTAAAGAAGCATGCGTAAGGCTTGAACGATTCCTGAATAATTATCCAAAACAGCAAAAATAA
- the ppx gene encoding exopolyphosphatase, whose translation MMKRIGLVDIGSNTIRLVIFDYSVETGLQELQNIKTPARLYQYLDADKVMSDKGIAVLCDTLQSFQKVADKFKVDALYPVATAAVRQSANIEAIIARVKEETGIDVRIITEQEEAFYGYYAVINTLDYEDGVTVDIGGGSTEVTYFEDKELKFSHSFPFGVVTLQKLFFDGKEHNDEEAIKAAGEYIKNELQSLKWLEKRKCPIIAIGGSARNIARIHQSMTEYPIAGVHGYGMKEKDLELVFETLIHTPKDELEDLDGLSRDRQDIIVPSCVLFNTLFDEVDATEFIFSRKGLREGVIMKVLEKEYVLPFDKDNVFKDSLRNLASDYNINHDEAMQRTMIAETLYYEMEKHDLIKGNKKDKTFLKHAAYLYYLGSYIDSDAASQHTYYILSNSSLNGISHKNRVKLALLASYKNKSLLKFYEDETKWFNNDEKDVIQMLGSILKFSYALNISNTNIVEALYFEKKDDKYDLVIEYNGDPIAEEYQAERQKKHIEKIIKSKINLIFTKALH comes from the coding sequence ATTATGAAGAGAATTGGATTAGTAGACATTGGATCGAACACAATCAGACTTGTAATCTTTGATTATTCAGTTGAAACAGGATTACAGGAATTACAGAATATCAAGACACCTGCACGACTGTATCAATACTTAGATGCAGATAAGGTGATGTCGGATAAAGGAATCGCTGTGCTTTGTGATACGTTACAAAGTTTTCAGAAAGTTGCAGATAAGTTTAAAGTGGATGCACTTTACCCAGTAGCGACAGCAGCTGTACGTCAATCAGCTAATATTGAAGCGATTATCGCACGCGTCAAGGAAGAAACAGGGATAGATGTGCGCATTATTACTGAACAGGAAGAAGCATTCTATGGCTACTATGCAGTGATTAACACATTAGACTATGAAGATGGTGTCACTGTTGATATCGGTGGAGGAAGTACGGAAGTTACTTATTTTGAAGACAAGGAACTTAAATTTTCACATAGTTTCCCGTTCGGTGTAGTGACGTTACAGAAGCTGTTCTTTGACGGCAAGGAACATAATGATGAAGAAGCGATTAAAGCAGCGGGTGAATACATTAAGAATGAACTGCAAAGTCTGAAGTGGCTTGAAAAACGTAAATGTCCAATTATTGCAATTGGTGGCTCTGCACGTAATATCGCGCGTATTCACCAGTCGATGACAGAGTACCCGATAGCAGGTGTGCACGGATATGGAATGAAGGAGAAGGATCTTGAACTTGTATTTGAAACGCTGATTCATACGCCTAAAGATGAACTTGAAGATCTGGATGGCTTGAGTCGCGATCGTCAAGATATTATCGTACCATCATGTGTGCTATTTAATACGCTGTTCGACGAAGTAGATGCGACAGAATTCATCTTCTCTCGTAAAGGATTGCGTGAAGGTGTCATTATGAAAGTTCTTGAAAAAGAATACGTATTACCATTTGATAAAGATAATGTATTTAAGGATTCATTACGTAACTTAGCGAGTGATTATAATATCAACCATGATGAAGCGATGCAGCGTACGATGATTGCAGAAACGTTATATTATGAAATGGAAAAGCATGACTTGATCAAAGGCAATAAAAAGGACAAAACGTTCTTAAAGCATGCAGCATATCTTTATTATTTAGGAAGCTATATCGATTCTGATGCAGCGAGTCAGCATACGTATTACATTCTCTCTAATTCAAGTCTAAATGGCATCAGCCATAAGAATCGTGTTAAACTCGCATTACTTGCCAGCTATAAGAATAAATCTTTACTGAAGTTCTATGAAGATGAAACGAAATGGTTTAACAATGATGAAAAAGATGTTATCCAGATGCTAGGCAGCATCCTGAAGTTTTCATATGCATTAAATATCAGCAATACGAATATCGTTGAAGCACTTTATTTTGAGAAGAAGGACGATAAATATGATTTAGTCATCGAATACAACGGAGATCCAATAGCTGAAGAGTATCAGGCAGAGAGACAGAAGAAACACATCGAAAAAATCATTAAATCTAAAATTAACCTCATATTTACAAAAGCTTTACATTAA
- a CDS encoding ABC transporter substrate-binding protein/permease: MSSIFKLFTVLIIFSIIFTTVSNAKQDQLDQIKKEGVLRVGLSADYAPYEFERTVNGKRVYEGIDVELAKKLAKDMGVELKIVNMQFDSLLGALKTNKIDVIISGMSPTPERKKEVDFSDFYMYDKQKMIVQKKDKDKLSKVEDFNGKIIGVQKQTTQEELAKEELPDAQVSSLTRVPEIVMSLNTGKIDGVILGGPVADAYVSQNDKLTFSDISFANEDKGVAIALPKDSPKLLNALNTSIKEVQDKDMIKDFQKKANEAMFNDGSFFSKYGTFFIQGIGATILISLIGVLLGSLFGGILAFMKLSRNIILKTISWIYIEFIRGTPLLVQVFLVYFGTTAVLGIDVSAFICGAIALVINCAAYIAEIIRAGIKAVDKGQMEAARSLGLSHSQAMNKVIMPQAIKKILPALGNEFITVIKESSIVSVIGVSELMFNAQVVQGASFDPFTPLLIAAVVYFILTFGLSRVMNVFERRMSVSD, from the coding sequence CTGAGTTCGATATTTAAATTATTCACAGTATTAATTATTTTTTCGATAATATTTACAACCGTATCAAATGCAAAACAAGATCAATTAGATCAGATTAAAAAAGAGGGCGTCCTGCGTGTAGGGTTATCAGCAGATTATGCACCTTATGAATTTGAAAGAACTGTTAACGGCAAGCGTGTCTATGAAGGTATCGATGTAGAGCTCGCTAAAAAACTTGCGAAAGACATGGGAGTAGAGCTGAAAATTGTCAATATGCAGTTTGATAGTCTGTTAGGTGCTTTGAAGACGAACAAGATTGATGTCATCATCTCAGGGATGTCTCCAACTCCTGAACGTAAAAAGGAAGTCGATTTTTCGGATTTTTATATGTATGACAAGCAGAAGATGATTGTTCAAAAGAAAGATAAAGATAAACTGAGCAAAGTTGAAGATTTCAACGGTAAAATAATCGGCGTACAAAAACAGACAACGCAGGAAGAATTGGCTAAAGAAGAATTACCGGATGCTCAAGTAAGCTCATTAACACGTGTTCCTGAAATTGTTATGTCATTAAATACCGGAAAAATTGACGGTGTTATCCTTGGTGGACCAGTAGCGGATGCTTATGTCTCACAAAATGATAAATTAACATTTTCAGATATTTCATTTGCAAATGAAGATAAAGGTGTTGCAATCGCATTACCTAAAGATTCTCCGAAGCTGTTAAATGCGTTGAATACGTCTATTAAAGAAGTACAGGATAAAGATATGATTAAAGATTTCCAGAAGAAAGCGAACGAAGCAATGTTCAACGATGGATCCTTCTTCAGTAAATATGGGACATTCTTTATTCAGGGGATCGGTGCTACGATATTAATTTCGTTAATCGGTGTATTGCTCGGATCACTGTTTGGCGGCATTCTGGCATTTATGAAATTGAGTCGTAACATTATTTTAAAAACGATATCATGGATCTATATCGAGTTTATCCGTGGGACACCGTTACTTGTTCAAGTATTCTTAGTGTACTTCGGTACGACAGCAGTACTCGGTATCGATGTTTCAGCATTCATCTGTGGAGCAATCGCACTCGTTATCAACTGTGCAGCGTATATTGCTGAGATTATTCGTGCAGGGATTAAAGCAGTGGACAAAGGTCAGATGGAAGCGGCGCGTTCACTAGGACTTAGTCATTCACAGGCGATGAACAAAGTAATCATGCCACAAGCAATCAAGAAGATATTGCCGGCACTTGGTAATGAATTTATTACAGTAATTAAAGAGTCATCTATAGTTTCCGTGATCGGGGTATCTGAACTCATGTTCAACGCTCAAGTGGTGCAAGGTGCATCGTTTGATCCATTTACACCGTTACTGATAGCAGCAGTTGTGTACTTTATACTGACATTCGGATTATCACGTGTGATGAATGTCTTTGAAAGGAGAATGAGTGTAAGTGATTAA
- the fumC gene encoding class II fumarate hydratase: MSFRIEHDTFGEIEVPADKFWGAQTQRSKQNFPVGKEQMPIEVVYGFAHLKKAAAIVNKGLGKLSEAKSDAIVKACDDVLSGKLDEHFPLVVWQTGSGTQSNMNVNEVVAFVANNYLKEAGSDETVHPNDDVNKSQSSNDTYPTAMHVALFHEIEAKLLPSLNTLRNTLKEKEEKFANIIKIGRTHLQDATPLTLGQEISGWRYMLDKCEELLNTSKKELLSLAIGGTAVGTGINAHPEFGDRVARQIGEQTGYDFISSPNKFHALTAHDEVTFVHGALKALAADLMKIANDVRWLSSGPRAGLAEISIPENEPGSSIMPGKVNPTQSEMLTMVAVQVMGNDAAVGIAASQGNFELNVFKPVIMYNTLQSIYLLTDGMQSFNDNCAVGIEPIEENITKYLNESLMLVTALNPHIGYEKAAYIAKTAHKEGLTLKESALNSGYLTEEQFNEWIKPEEMIHPK, translated from the coding sequence ATGTCATTTAGAATTGAACACGATACATTTGGAGAAATTGAAGTACCTGCAGATAAGTTCTGGGGTGCACAAACACAACGTAGTAAGCAGAACTTTCCAGTAGGTAAAGAACAGATGCCGATTGAAGTAGTATATGGCTTTGCGCACTTAAAGAAAGCTGCTGCGATTGTAAACAAAGGCTTAGGGAAATTATCTGAAGCTAAGAGTGACGCTATCGTTAAAGCGTGTGATGATGTATTGAGCGGGAAATTAGATGAACATTTCCCATTAGTTGTATGGCAGACGGGAAGTGGTACGCAAAGTAATATGAACGTTAATGAAGTTGTAGCGTTTGTTGCGAATAACTATTTAAAGGAAGCTGGAAGCGACGAAACTGTTCATCCGAACGATGATGTCAACAAATCGCAAAGCTCTAATGACACGTATCCGACGGCGATGCACGTTGCATTATTCCACGAAATAGAAGCTAAATTATTACCTTCTTTAAATACATTACGTAATACTTTAAAGGAAAAAGAAGAAAAGTTCGCCAATATTATCAAGATTGGTCGTACACACTTACAAGATGCGACACCATTAACGTTAGGACAAGAAATTTCAGGATGGCGCTATATGTTAGATAAGTGTGAGGAATTATTAAATACATCTAAGAAGGAATTACTGAGCCTTGCAATCGGAGGTACAGCAGTAGGTACTGGAATCAACGCACATCCAGAGTTCGGTGATCGCGTAGCACGTCAAATCGGTGAACAGACAGGATATGATTTCATCTCATCTCCAAACAAATTCCATGCGTTAACTGCACACGATGAAGTGACATTCGTTCACGGAGCACTTAAAGCATTAGCTGCTGACTTAATGAAGATTGCAAACGACGTACGCTGGCTGTCATCAGGACCTCGTGCTGGTCTTGCTGAAATTTCTATTCCGGAGAACGAACCAGGTTCGTCGATTATGCCAGGTAAAGTAAACCCTACACAGTCTGAGATGTTAACGATGGTTGCCGTACAAGTTATGGGTAATGACGCAGCTGTTGGAATCGCGGCAAGCCAGGGGAACTTCGAGCTTAACGTATTTAAACCAGTTATTATGTACAATACATTACAATCAATCTATTTATTAACAGATGGAATGCAGTCATTCAACGATAACTGTGCGGTAGGAATCGAACCGATTGAAGAGAATATTACTAAATACTTAAATGAGTCATTAATGTTAGTAACAGCGCTTAACCCACATATCGGTTATGAGAAAGCAGCATACATTGCAAAGACTGCACATAAAGAAGGATTAACATTAAAAGAATCTGCGCTTAACAGTGGCTATTTAACTGAGGAACAATTTAACGAATGGATTAAACCAGAGGAAATGATTCATCCGAAATAA
- a CDS encoding 6-phosphogluconolactonase: MAMNFKVFEDKSTAANYVADIFRKQMNNNPTSIIATALGNEADAVLAELSADVAKTPVDMSQIHIFDYDKKKSEYLNIGAVESQYHNAGKGNIMSLINEKAKTKENKGKLTTLFASVASSGAVGYKDIDQDDDKGLRAAREIVLLLTGHEKADTVRNIYKTEAGGRFEAANLKTHRMVNVIMDKDAAQGLPEDVREYFYQMYS, encoded by the coding sequence ATGGCAATGAACTTTAAAGTATTTGAAGATAAATCAACAGCAGCAAACTATGTAGCAGATATATTCCGTAAACAGATGAACAATAATCCAACTTCTATTATTGCAACAGCATTAGGAAATGAGGCGGATGCTGTACTCGCAGAACTTTCTGCGGACGTTGCAAAGACACCAGTAGATATGAGCCAGATTCACATCTTTGATTATGATAAGAAGAAATCAGAGTACTTGAATATTGGTGCTGTTGAAAGCCAGTATCACAATGCAGGTAAAGGTAATATCATGTCATTAATCAATGAAAAAGCTAAGACTAAAGAAAATAAAGGCAAACTGACGACATTATTTGCATCAGTAGCAAGTAGCGGAGCAGTCGGTTATAAAGACATTGATCAAGATGATGATAAAGGATTACGTGCCGCACGTGAAATCGTTCTATTATTAACAGGACACGAAAAAGCGGATACAGTACGCAATATTTATAAGACTGAAGCGGGAGGCCGTTTCGAAGCAGCGAACTTAAAGACGCATCGTATGGTGAACGTTATTATGGATAAAGACGCAGCACAAGGCTTACCTGAAGATGTGCGTGAGTACTTCTATCAAATGTATAGCTAA
- the queG gene encoding tRNA epoxyqueuosine(34) reductase QueG, which translates to MNDQLKQEIIAYSKTIGIDAIGFTTAEPFHELRPKLEAYYSSGYASGFEKGSIEERIDPKLSLPEAESIIAIAVGYPNKLPNAPKSIRGARRGIFARASWGIDYHTLLNKRLSLLEAFILERVPDAKVMNMVDTGVLSDRAVAERAGLGYAAKNGFILNKTLGTWTYLGEMLISIPFTPDNAVIDSCLDCTICIDRCPTGALLGDGQLDSNKCISFLTQTKGFMPDEYRGKIGNRLYGCDTCQQVCPKNRGINTMHDDIELEPETLKPLLVPLLKMNNKQFKNEFGHLAGAWRGKKPIQRNAILALAHFKEIDAIDDLKEIAENDVRPEIKGTAYWALGQISSSTHDYLRERYTQETDNDVKIEILKSLGSVE; encoded by the coding sequence ATGAACGACCAGTTAAAACAGGAGATTATCGCTTATAGTAAGACAATCGGCATTGATGCCATTGGCTTTACGACGGCAGAGCCCTTTCATGAACTGCGACCGAAGCTAGAAGCCTATTACAGTTCAGGTTATGCATCAGGCTTTGAGAAAGGTTCGATTGAAGAGCGCATTGATCCGAAACTGTCATTGCCAGAAGCTGAATCTATCATCGCGATTGCGGTCGGCTATCCGAATAAACTACCGAACGCGCCGAAAAGTATACGCGGCGCCCGTCGTGGGATATTCGCACGCGCATCGTGGGGGATAGATTATCATACATTGCTGAACAAACGTTTATCATTACTTGAAGCATTTATATTAGAACGTGTGCCAGATGCGAAAGTGATGAATATGGTGGATACGGGTGTGTTAAGTGATCGTGCAGTCGCAGAGCGTGCAGGGCTTGGCTATGCAGCGAAGAATGGCTTTATATTAAATAAGACGCTCGGGACATGGACATATTTAGGAGAGATGCTGATCTCTATTCCATTTACGCCAGACAATGCTGTTATCGATTCATGTCTCGACTGTACGATATGTATCGACCGCTGTCCGACAGGCGCATTGTTAGGGGATGGACAACTGGATTCCAATAAATGTATCAGTTTCTTAACACAGACGAAAGGATTTATGCCGGACGAATATCGCGGGAAAATTGGTAACAGGTTGTATGGTTGTGACACGTGTCAGCAAGTATGTCCGAAGAATCGTGGCATCAATACGATGCACGATGATATCGAACTGGAGCCAGAGACTTTAAAGCCTTTACTCGTGCCGCTTTTAAAGATGAATAACAAACAGTTTAAGAATGAATTTGGTCATCTCGCTGGTGCATGGCGTGGTAAGAAGCCGATTCAGCGTAATGCGATCTTAGCGCTTGCACACTTCAAAGAAATAGATGCCATTGATGACTTGAAAGAAATCGCTGAAAATGATGTGAGACCCGAAATTAAAGGGACGGCGTACTGGGCGCTCGGCCAAATAAGTTCGTCCACCCATGATTATTTGAGAGAAAGATATACGCAGGAAACAGATAATGATGTTAAAATAGAAATATTAAAAAGTTTAGGAAGTGTAGAATAG
- a CDS encoding amino acid ABC transporter ATP-binding protein has product MIKVNDLHKSFGEVEVLKGIDLEVNSGEVVAIIGPSGSGKSTLLRCLNLLETPTSGEIIFEGNQLTAKGTNINKLRQKMGMVFQSFNLFPHKTVIENLMLAPSLLNKGDKSALKAKGIELLDKVGLQDRAEHYPSQLSGGQKQRVAIARALAMNPDVMLFDEPTSALDPEVVGDVLQVMKKLALEGMTMVVVTHEMGFAREVADRVIFMDKGIVQEEGAPSEIFTNPKNERTKSFLSKVL; this is encoded by the coding sequence GTGATTAAGGTGAATGATCTACACAAAAGTTTTGGAGAAGTTGAAGTGTTAAAAGGAATCGACCTTGAAGTAAATAGTGGTGAGGTTGTCGCAATTATCGGACCTTCTGGTAGTGGTAAATCAACGTTATTACGCTGTCTGAACCTACTTGAAACGCCGACAAGCGGAGAAATTATCTTTGAAGGCAACCAGCTCACAGCGAAAGGGACGAACATCAATAAACTTAGACAGAAGATGGGAATGGTGTTTCAGAGCTTTAACCTTTTCCCTCATAAGACTGTTATCGAGAATCTGATGCTTGCGCCTTCTCTGCTTAATAAGGGTGATAAATCTGCATTAAAGGCAAAAGGAATCGAACTGCTTGATAAAGTTGGGTTACAGGATAGAGCAGAACATTACCCTTCGCAGCTCTCAGGCGGACAGAAGCAGCGTGTAGCGATTGCGCGTGCATTAGCGATGAATCCGGACGTGATGCTCTTTGATGAACCAACATCAGCACTGGATCCAGAAGTAGTAGGAGATGTACTGCAAGTTATGAAGAAGCTTGCACTTGAAGGCATGACGATGGTCGTTGTGACACACGAGATGGGATTTGCAAGAGAAGTCGCAGATCGCGTCATCTTTATGGATAAAGGGATTGTACAAGAAGAAGGTGCACCTTCTGAAATATTTACAAATCCAAAGAACGAAAGAACGAAGAGCTTTTTATCTAAAGTATTGTAA
- the trmL gene encoding tRNA (uridine(34)/cytosine(34)/5-carboxymethylaminomethyluridine(34)-2'-O)-methyltransferase TrmL — translation MSSINIVLYQPEIPANTGNIARSCAATDTDLHLIRPLGFSTDDKMLRRAGLDYWKFVNITYYDSIEEFFEKNKGHYYLLTKFGKKPHTTFDYSNTDEKHYFIFGKETTGLPDWVKEKYMDTALRIPMNDNVRSLNLSNTAAILIYEALRQQNYPGLK, via the coding sequence ATGTCATCAATCAATATCGTATTATATCAACCAGAAATACCAGCAAATACAGGAAATATCGCACGTAGTTGCGCAGCTACAGATACAGATCTTCATTTAATTCGTCCGTTAGGATTCTCAACTGATGATAAGATGTTACGTCGAGCAGGACTTGATTACTGGAAATTCGTCAATATTACGTACTATGATAGTATCGAAGAATTTTTTGAGAAGAATAAAGGGCACTATTATCTGCTGACGAAGTTCGGTAAGAAACCACATACTACATTCGATTACAGCAATACAGATGAGAAACATTACTTTATATTCGGTAAAGAAACGACCGGACTCCCTGACTGGGTGAAGGAAAAATATATGGATACAGCACTGCGTATACCGATGAACGATAATGTACGTTCACTTAATTTATCGAATACAGCAGCAATATTAATATATGAGGCGTTGCGTCAGCAGAACTATCCAGGATTAAAATAA